One window of the Armatimonadota bacterium genome contains the following:
- a CDS encoding polyprenyl synthetase family protein, translating into MNARVLSSRSEDICCPWAVPIATEMDQVERIIESAIRSEVSVAFDLSMHLYSAGGKRIRPTLVLLSALACNANADMDRAGSLAAATELVHMASLVHDDVVDETHERRGESTANSVWGNKMSVLGGDFMLSKAFSLLGANGDIEILQALSGMAVGMAESEMLQAQSEGSIEAWQENYDRIIHGKTASFMRACCECGAMLGGADVEARQALAEYGLLLGQAFQITDDVLDIVGDPAQTGKDVGSDIINGKFTLPVLLAIKKPAFGPVKPLLLEKPAVYENAAFIARRIIECGAVDEALQSARRLASDACTRLKKLPVSDYTLALESLAEFVISRRV; encoded by the coding sequence ATGAACGCTCGTGTTCTTAGTTCGAGAAGCGAAGATATATGCTGCCCTTGGGCTGTGCCAATTGCTACTGAGATGGACCAGGTCGAACGGATAATAGAATCCGCGATAAGGTCCGAAGTCTCAGTGGCATTTGACCTTTCCATGCATCTTTATTCGGCGGGCGGCAAACGAATTCGGCCCACGCTTGTATTGCTCAGCGCATTGGCCTGCAATGCAAATGCGGATATGGACAGGGCCGGCAGTCTAGCCGCCGCCACAGAGCTTGTCCATATGGCCTCGCTCGTGCATGATGATGTTGTAGATGAGACGCATGAGCGTAGAGGTGAAAGCACTGCAAACAGCGTCTGGGGCAACAAGATGAGCGTGCTGGGCGGTGACTTCATGCTCTCGAAGGCATTCTCTCTGCTTGGTGCAAATGGCGACATAGAGATATTGCAAGCGCTTTCTGGGATGGCTGTTGGCATGGCGGAAAGCGAAATGCTCCAGGCTCAGAGTGAAGGCAGCATTGAGGCGTGGCAGGAAAACTATGACAGGATAATCCATGGCAAGACCGCCTCTTTTATGCGCGCATGCTGCGAGTGCGGCGCGATGCTGGGAGGGGCGGATGTCGAGGCGCGGCAGGCGCTTGCCGAATATGGCCTGCTGCTCGGTCAGGCTTTTCAGATCACGGATGATGTTCTGGATATCGTTGGCGACCCTGCGCAGACAGGCAAGGATGTGGGGTCGGACATCATCAACGGCAAGTTCACGCTTCCGGTGCTGCTTGCTATAAAGAAGCCTGCGTTCGGACCAGTTAAGCCGCTTCTGCTGGAAAAGCCCGCAGTATATGAAAACGCGGCATTTATCGCGCGTCGGATTATAGAGTGCGGGGCAGTAGACGAAGCGCTTCAATCGGCACGCCGGCTCGCATCCGACGCCTGCACTCGACTCAAAAAGCTGCCTGTATCCGATTACACCTTGGCGCTGGAATCGCTGGCTGAGTTCGTTATCAGCCGTAGAGTATAA
- the ubiE gene encoding bifunctional demethylmenaquinone methyltransferase/2-methoxy-6-polyprenyl-1,4-benzoquinol methylase UbiE: protein MSKNDLKEAYVESLFSSIASKYDLLNSVLSLTRHRAWRRFAVSKSGIEQGGHALDVCCGTGDFAFELAREVGHNGSVIGVDFSVPMLEIAKKKAQRIGLTNVDFFAANACALPFADNSFDCATVGFGLRNVADLSKALDEMTRVVKPGGRVVNLEISRVRSPLLRPLWKLYFYYLTPRTASLFRAKRSAYEYLPESVRGFISREELAKRMESSGLRDVRFYDLMFGAVCVHVGKMP, encoded by the coding sequence ATGAGCAAGAATGATCTCAAAGAGGCTTATGTTGAAAGCCTCTTTTCGTCTATTGCGTCCAAGTATGATCTGCTCAACAGCGTATTGAGCCTGACCAGGCACAGGGCGTGGCGGCGGTTTGCAGTATCGAAGTCCGGGATAGAGCAGGGCGGTCATGCGCTGGATGTATGCTGCGGGACAGGAGACTTTGCGTTCGAGCTTGCACGAGAAGTGGGCCATAATGGCAGTGTTATCGGAGTGGACTTTTCAGTCCCAATGCTTGAGATCGCAAAGAAAAAGGCACAGCGTATCGGGCTTACGAATGTGGATTTCTTCGCGGCAAATGCATGCGCGCTGCCTTTTGCAGACAATTCGTTTGACTGCGCGACAGTGGGCTTCGGCCTGCGCAACGTTGCGGATCTATCAAAGGCGCTTGACGAGATGACACGGGTGGTGAAACCCGGGGGCAGAGTGGTTAACCTGGAGATCAGCCGCGTTCGTTCGCCTCTGCTGCGGCCATTATGGAAGCTTTATTTCTATTATTTGACGCCGCGCACTGCATCGTTGTTTCGCGCGAAGCGAAGCGCTTATGAGTATTTGCCGGAGTCCGTGCGAGGGTTTATCTCACGCGAGGAACTGGCGAAGCGCATGGAGTCGAGCGGGCTGCGAGATGTGAGGTTTTATGACCTCATGTTCGGCGCCGTGTGTGTGCATGTCGGCAAAATGCCATAA
- the lnt gene encoding apolipoprotein N-acyltransferase, translating into MQKRNLLLAIISGLILALSMPRPGIWPLAWIGLAPLLIAINNKRMRQAAFCGLITGLIYFGAILYWISIFGYLPWILVAIIEAAIFAAFAAAVTKFAPRRIGPIGYIVVPAVWTTLQWLRSLGPYAFNWGSFAHTQAANLPILQLASLAGPWVIDFLVCLVSLSLAESILSKSKRRVCAAAIALISLLTAWSAGTAIIRMAPRMHPDTKVAIIQGDVDQDVVPDMDYLADTYVTYSTMSSDAVDKGAKIIVWPETTLPTTITDSAWGSILSGLAYKSKATYIIGCYTPSSDPHNPLNYNSAMCYGPDGENMGTYHKVRLVPFGEFVPLRNYLPFLKYYGIRDQDVLPGRSHHLVETSIGRIGVSICFESLFADISRNETKNGAHALFVITNDAWFERTSAAQGHLMMSQLRAVENRRYVVRGAATGISAIIDPYGRVRTDLGIFKRGIVSGKIEPLTDLTPYTRSGDWLAYACALISAVMIIKEGRGRRKK; encoded by the coding sequence ATGCAAAAACGTAATCTCTTATTAGCAATCATATCGGGACTGATTTTGGCGCTGTCCATGCCCAGGCCGGGAATATGGCCCCTGGCATGGATAGGACTTGCGCCTCTGCTTATAGCGATCAACAATAAAAGAATGCGTCAGGCTGCTTTCTGCGGCCTTATTACGGGACTGATTTACTTCGGCGCGATACTATACTGGATATCAATATTCGGATATCTGCCGTGGATTTTGGTCGCTATAATAGAAGCAGCGATTTTTGCTGCATTTGCTGCTGCCGTAACCAAATTCGCGCCTCGAAGAATAGGACCAATAGGATACATTGTAGTGCCAGCCGTATGGACAACTCTGCAGTGGCTGCGCTCACTGGGCCCATACGCATTCAATTGGGGAAGCTTCGCACACACACAGGCCGCTAATCTTCCCATACTGCAGCTTGCCTCACTGGCCGGGCCCTGGGTTATAGACTTTCTCGTCTGCCTTGTAAGCCTGTCACTGGCGGAAAGTATATTATCCAAATCTAAAAGACGAGTATGCGCAGCAGCAATTGCACTTATTTCACTGCTGACGGCATGGAGCGCCGGAACCGCCATAATACGGATGGCGCCCCGCATGCATCCGGACACAAAAGTCGCGATAATCCAGGGCGATGTCGATCAGGATGTGGTGCCTGATATGGACTATCTCGCCGACACATACGTCACATACTCCACAATGAGCAGTGATGCAGTCGATAAGGGCGCAAAAATTATAGTGTGGCCCGAGACTACTCTTCCTACAACAATAACCGACTCCGCCTGGGGAAGTATCCTCTCCGGCCTCGCATATAAAAGCAAGGCGACTTATATCATAGGCTGCTACACTCCATCGTCCGATCCGCACAATCCGCTGAACTATAACAGCGCTATGTGCTATGGCCCAGATGGAGAGAATATGGGGACATACCACAAGGTGCGTCTGGTGCCGTTTGGCGAGTTTGTGCCCTTGAGGAATTACCTGCCGTTTTTGAAATACTACGGCATTCGCGATCAGGATGTATTGCCTGGAAGATCTCACCATCTGGTAGAAACAAGTATCGGCAGGATCGGTGTCAGCATCTGCTTTGAGTCTTTGTTTGCCGATATATCGCGCAACGAAACGAAAAACGGCGCGCATGCCCTGTTTGTGATAACCAATGACGCCTGGTTTGAGCGCACTTCGGCTGCGCAGGGACACCTGATGATGTCACAGTTGAGAGCTGTCGAAAACAGGCGCTATGTCGTGCGGGGAGCTGCAACCGGCATCTCGGCTATAATCGACCCATACGGGCGAGTGCGAACCGACCTCGGCATATTCAAGCGGGGAATCGTATCCGGCAAGATCGAGCCGCTGACTGATCTCACCCCATACACACGCTCAGGAGACTGGCTGGCGTACGCTTGCGCACTTATCAGCGCCGTAATGATTATCAAAGAAGGTCGTGGAAGGCGAAAGAAGTAG
- a CDS encoding SIS domain-containing protein, translating into MSYMFDEVHAQPGIVNKLAKEELEAAAKLAAEIKAKDVDKILIAARGTSDHAAIYGKYLFEINNGLTTALADCSSFTLYHAKMKLDKALVIGISQSGEATDVAEYLEDSKKMGAITLTITNEPGSKLTKVADHTLLCHAGKELAVAATKTYTSTLAVLYLLSASLRDDKSEVEKLSAAASAMQAAFETEEQIKDHAERFRYMGNGYVISRGLNYCNAKEMSLKLAETCYVGMLGYSSADFQHGPIAAVQEDQPCFLIAPPGKAFENMKEIAQKLKERHAETIIISSEDEILELATRPIKMPFTVDEELSPLAYIIPGQLIAYYLANAKGYDPDRPRGLSKVTLTM; encoded by the coding sequence ATGTCGTACATGTTCGATGAAGTCCATGCCCAGCCCGGTATCGTAAACAAGCTTGCGAAAGAAGAGCTGGAAGCGGCTGCCAAATTGGCTGCCGAAATCAAGGCAAAGGACGTAGACAAGATTTTGATTGCCGCCCGCGGCACATCGGATCACGCAGCGATCTACGGCAAGTATCTGTTCGAGATCAATAATGGTCTGACTACAGCGCTTGCAGATTGCTCGTCGTTTACTCTCTATCACGCCAAGATGAAGCTAGACAAGGCGCTTGTCATCGGTATTTCGCAGTCCGGTGAAGCTACCGATGTCGCCGAATACCTAGAAGATTCAAAAAAAATGGGTGCGATCACTCTCACGATCACTAACGAGCCCGGCTCCAAGTTGACCAAGGTTGCTGATCATACTCTGCTTTGCCATGCCGGCAAGGAATTGGCGGTTGCAGCAACAAAAACTTATACTTCCACACTGGCAGTGCTCTATCTGTTGAGTGCATCACTCCGCGATGATAAATCAGAAGTTGAAAAGCTATCTGCTGCTGCGTCTGCAATGCAGGCTGCATTTGAAACTGAAGAGCAGATTAAGGACCATGCCGAGCGTTTTAGATATATGGGAAACGGCTATGTGATTTCTCGTGGCCTCAACTACTGTAATGCAAAGGAAATGTCTCTGAAGCTGGCTGAGACCTGCTATGTAGGTATGCTCGGCTATTCATCTGCTGATTTCCAGCATGGCCCGATTGCTGCAGTCCAGGAAGACCAACCGTGCTTCCTGATTGCGCCTCCAGGCAAGGCCTTCGAAAACATGAAAGAGATTGCTCAGAAGTTGAAAGAGCGACATGCGGAGACCATTATAATCAGCAGTGAAGATGAAATCTTGGAGCTGGCCACAAGGCCGATCAAGATGCCTTTTACCGTCGATGAAGAACTCAGCCCGCTGGCATATATCATACCGGGACAGTTGATTGCATACTATCTTGCAAACGCAAAGGGTTACGACCCGGACCGACCGAGAGGACTGAGCAAAGTAACGCTTACCATGTAA
- a CDS encoding mannitol-1-phosphate 5-dehydrogenase: MRKAIQFGAGNIGRGFAGQLFSESGFEVVFVDVVKDLVDLINERRSYPIRMACDQPWTVTINNVRAVSGLDIPAVAEEIKTADLMCTAVGVNVLPKIAPTIAAGVKARAEAGIDKPINIIICENLQNMGPFLKGEVKKALPEEYHAYLEDKIGFVESVVGRMVPVMSAEQKSEDPLLVIVEPYKHLPISKAAIKGEWFDIANIEPADNFQSFVDRKLYAHNAGHATAAYLGYLKGHKFVWEAMGDEQIAKEVRAAMEETGRALVKKHNLDPKAHQAHVDDLLSRFANAALGDQVARVGGDPMRKLGPNDRLVGGAKLVEECGMFPEHMCRAIAAALHFDLPTDPTAPKVQQIVKERGVAGALSEISKLSEDSQITNEVVRQYDLVHKQ; the protein is encoded by the coding sequence GTGAGAAAGGCAATTCAGTTCGGAGCCGGCAATATCGGGCGAGGTTTTGCAGGGCAATTATTCAGCGAGTCCGGCTTCGAGGTAGTGTTCGTAGATGTCGTGAAGGACTTGGTCGATCTTATAAATGAGCGCAGGTCATACCCGATCAGAATGGCATGTGATCAGCCGTGGACAGTAACTATCAACAATGTCCGGGCAGTGAGCGGGCTGGATATCCCTGCAGTGGCAGAAGAGATAAAGACAGCCGACCTTATGTGCACTGCAGTAGGTGTAAATGTCCTACCTAAGATTGCCCCGACTATAGCAGCCGGCGTTAAGGCGCGGGCCGAAGCGGGTATCGATAAACCGATCAACATAATCATCTGCGAAAACCTGCAGAATATGGGTCCGTTCCTTAAGGGTGAGGTCAAAAAGGCTCTGCCCGAGGAGTATCATGCCTATCTTGAGGATAAGATAGGCTTTGTTGAGAGCGTGGTCGGGCGGATGGTTCCGGTTATGAGCGCAGAGCAGAAGAGTGAAGATCCGCTGCTGGTCATAGTCGAGCCTTATAAGCATCTGCCAATATCCAAAGCAGCCATCAAGGGCGAGTGGTTTGATATAGCGAACATAGAGCCTGCGGACAATTTCCAGAGTTTTGTGGACCGCAAGCTTTATGCGCATAACGCCGGTCATGCGACAGCCGCCTACCTGGGCTATCTCAAGGGCCATAAATTTGTTTGGGAAGCTATGGGAGATGAGCAGATAGCCAAAGAGGTCAGAGCCGCTATGGAAGAGACGGGCAGAGCGCTGGTAAAGAAACACAATCTCGACCCAAAGGCTCACCAGGCACATGTAGACGATCTGCTCAGCCGGTTCGCCAATGCAGCGCTGGGCGACCAGGTCGCAAGGGTAGGGGGCGATCCTATGCGTAAACTCGGTCCAAATGACCGTCTTGTGGGCGGCGCGAAACTTGTTGAGGAGTGCGGCATGTTCCCTGAGCATATGTGCAGAGCGATCGCTGCAGCGCTTCATTTCGACTTGCCGACCGACCCTACAGCCCCAAAGGTTCAGCAAATCGTTAAAGAACGTGGTGTGGCAGGAGCGCTCAGCGAGATCAGCAAACTGTCGGAAGACTCACAGATAACCAATGAGGTCGTAAGGCAATACGACCTGGTGCATAAGCAATAA
- the cdd gene encoding cytidine deaminase, with protein sequence MPVSREDIRGLLTAAREARENAYAPYSGFKVGAAVLCDSGKVYAGCNVENASYGLTVCAERIAILKAVSEGERHIKAVAIVTDGPEIARPCGACLQVIAEFSDENDPVVIASGNVRLDYDIFDLADYLPRPFHLNKCED encoded by the coding sequence ATGCCAGTTTCCCGGGAAGACATACGAGGATTATTAACAGCGGCGCGAGAAGCTCGTGAGAACGCATATGCGCCGTATTCTGGTTTCAAAGTCGGCGCTGCCGTCTTGTGCGATTCGGGCAAAGTATATGCGGGCTGCAATGTCGAGAATGCGTCATACGGTCTGACTGTCTGTGCGGAGCGCATCGCCATCCTGAAAGCTGTGTCAGAAGGCGAGAGACATATAAAAGCGGTCGCGATAGTGACGGACGGCCCTGAGATTGCGCGCCCATGCGGAGCGTGCTTGCAGGTGATCGCCGAGTTTAGTGATGAGAATGATCCTGTTGTCATTGCATCGGGTAATGTGAGATTGGATTATGATATCTTCGATCTGGCGGATTACCTGCCCAGGCCGTTTCATCTAAATAAATGTGAGGATTGA
- a CDS encoding metallophosphoesterase family protein, with protein MKHKFVLAILILLYVIASPTACLAAGSASASPDHVTLTWADNPATTMTVTWRTDNTTATGSVEYQKYQKSAAFTANAKYATSHSADFTTDLQATHLFTATLKGLEPNTKYLYRVGNQGHWSANHSFTTANPSSKSFKFLVFGDSQSVADGNFPYGVWSKTLHNAYSANPDARFFVNMGDLVDTGQSGAHWNAWFSAAAGVIDTIPIMPVVGNHETRGSLDTRRPAYWKAQFYLPQNGPSDLKDQAYSYDYGPVHFVVLDSQQSEEKQYGDILTPQKKWLAADLAASKSPWKIVFLHKSAYSLMVGRENKDIRNAFCPVYDRYHVDVVFNGHDHSVGRTFPIKNEAYMSKPSQGTIYYSAGRSGTKYYNQVCKRDWSKFFYNPTDQPDYLVVEVAGAKLTITALKTDGAIIDEFFIDKKKDINSDTSHSLGKR; from the coding sequence ATGAAACACAAATTCGTTCTGGCGATATTGATTCTGTTGTATGTTATCGCTAGTCCGACCGCCTGTCTGGCAGCAGGCAGCGCGAGCGCATCGCCCGATCATGTCACACTGACCTGGGCAGACAACCCGGCAACCACGATGACAGTCACATGGCGGACCGATAATACTACAGCAACAGGCTCAGTTGAGTATCAGAAATATCAAAAGTCAGCAGCGTTTACTGCCAATGCCAAGTATGCAACCTCTCACTCAGCGGACTTCACTACCGACCTTCAGGCGACCCATCTCTTTACAGCCACACTTAAAGGTCTCGAACCCAACACCAAGTATCTGTATCGAGTCGGAAATCAAGGCCATTGGAGCGCCAACCATTCATTTACAACCGCTAACCCGAGTTCCAAGAGTTTCAAATTTCTTGTCTTTGGTGACAGCCAGAGTGTTGCCGACGGCAATTTTCCGTATGGAGTCTGGAGCAAGACTCTGCACAATGCCTATAGCGCAAATCCTGACGCCAGGTTCTTTGTAAATATGGGAGACCTCGTCGACACGGGTCAGAGCGGTGCGCACTGGAATGCATGGTTTAGCGCTGCAGCCGGGGTTATCGACACAATCCCGATAATGCCTGTGGTAGGCAACCATGAAACGCGCGGTTCTTTGGATACGAGAAGACCTGCATACTGGAAAGCCCAGTTTTATCTGCCGCAAAATGGCCCGTCGGACCTGAAAGACCAGGCTTATTCGTACGATTATGGCCCCGTCCATTTTGTGGTTCTCGATAGCCAGCAGAGTGAAGAAAAGCAGTATGGCGACATACTTACTCCGCAGAAGAAATGGCTTGCCGCCGACCTTGCCGCATCCAAATCGCCCTGGAAGATTGTCTTCCTGCACAAAAGCGCTTACTCGCTTATGGTCGGCCGAGAGAACAAAGACATTCGGAATGCATTTTGTCCTGTATATGACCGATATCATGTCGATGTCGTATTCAACGGACACGATCATTCAGTAGGGCGCACATTTCCGATTAAGAATGAGGCCTATATGTCAAAGCCGTCGCAGGGGACTATATATTACAGCGCCGGGCGCAGCGGCACTAAATATTACAATCAAGTATGTAAAAGAGACTGGAGCAAGTTCTTTTATAATCCGACGGATCAGCCGGACTATCTGGTCGTAGAAGTGGCCGGCGCTAAGCTCACAATCACAGCGTTAAAGACTGACGGCGCCATAATAGATGAGTTTTTTATCGATAAAAAGAAAGATATCAATTCGGATACTTCGCATAGTTTGGGGAAGAGGTAA
- a CDS encoding endonuclease MutS2 encodes MEQHTLKVLEFEKIITKLQSQAACALGREVASLSYPTTHLDIARRKQQETSEARAILQYEGNIPFGGIEDVRNYVERASVEALLQPSDLLAILNTLQGTKRLGTFLRRQGEKYPIMGGLGSEIEFFVPIENAISGSIAQSGDVLDSASASLGRVRSELRTVQSRLTEKMNSYLQGSAYKTIIQEPVITIRSDRYCIPIKSDHRGQFPGIVHDASASGATLFIEPAAVVELGNKRKQLVVKEREEVEKVLAGLTSRVGEYGSRILATLNVVGLIDAIAARAKLSIEQRATSPFLNDTGMIDLMSARHPLLEGEVVPIDMSLGKDFNALLITGPNTGGKTVALKTVGLLTLMAASGMHVPAEPGTELAIFENVYADIGDEQSIEQSLSTFSSHMNNIVRITGGSNRNTLVLMDEVGAGTDPAEGAALAKSIVDYLLNKGSRVIATTHYGELKEYAYLRDGVENACVEFDPESLRPTYRLMIGIPGSSNAFAIAGRLGLDKLIIDAAKESIGNQEQASEELIRQIEESHKAAAEQRKAAERHARDAELLRQRYEQQLGGIESIKSRVETKTKQRAESIIEAYSRKLENTLEQLAAQKADTKRAQDLKKKAEKLIDQLDEQTVKRVEVAEQKEEKLDNGTALSPGTRVGIAGVNQDGEIVEPPEAGKVVVMIGAMRVSVPLSSLRKPRSQSVQEIRPQRSQESISLQKARDFHSEIHLRGMRVEPALIELDKYIDDALAAGAMSVRIVHGKGTGQMRQAVWEYLRTHKGVGSYRLGEQEEGGSGVTIAEMKR; translated from the coding sequence ATGGAGCAGCATACACTCAAAGTTCTTGAGTTCGAAAAAATAATAACGAAACTGCAGAGCCAGGCGGCCTGCGCCCTGGGGCGGGAGGTCGCCAGCCTTTCGTACCCGACCACTCATCTGGATATTGCCAGGCGCAAGCAGCAGGAGACGAGTGAAGCCCGCGCAATACTTCAATACGAGGGCAATATACCATTCGGCGGGATCGAAGATGTGCGGAACTATGTCGAGCGAGCGTCTGTCGAAGCGCTGTTGCAGCCTTCAGACCTGCTCGCGATTCTCAACACTCTGCAGGGCACCAAGCGCCTCGGCACATTTCTGCGCAGACAGGGTGAGAAATACCCTATCATGGGCGGGCTCGGCAGTGAGATCGAGTTCTTCGTGCCGATTGAGAACGCTATCTCCGGCTCAATTGCGCAGAGCGGGGATGTGCTCGACTCCGCGAGCGCCTCTCTTGGTCGTGTACGCTCAGAGCTTCGGACGGTCCAGTCACGCCTTACTGAGAAGATGAACTCATATCTCCAGGGCAGCGCTTATAAGACAATTATTCAAGAGCCGGTCATAACAATCCGCAGTGACCGCTATTGCATCCCGATCAAATCCGACCACAGGGGCCAGTTCCCAGGAATAGTGCACGATGCCAGCGCATCCGGCGCTACACTCTTCATAGAACCGGCGGCTGTAGTCGAACTCGGAAACAAACGCAAGCAGCTTGTCGTGAAAGAGCGCGAAGAGGTCGAAAAAGTACTTGCAGGGCTTACATCTCGTGTTGGCGAGTATGGCAGTCGAATTCTAGCCACGCTAAATGTAGTCGGCCTGATCGACGCCATCGCAGCCCGAGCTAAACTCAGTATCGAACAGCGCGCGACTTCACCATTTTTGAATGACACCGGCATGATCGATCTGATGTCGGCGCGCCACCCCCTGCTTGAGGGCGAGGTTGTCCCTATTGATATGAGCCTGGGCAAAGATTTCAATGCGCTGCTCATTACCGGCCCCAACACGGGCGGTAAGACGGTTGCTTTGAAGACTGTCGGCCTGCTTACCCTTATGGCTGCCAGCGGAATGCATGTTCCGGCTGAACCGGGCACAGAGCTTGCGATCTTTGAAAATGTTTACGCAGATATTGGTGACGAGCAGAGCATCGAGCAGTCCTTGTCGACCTTTTCTTCGCACATGAACAATATCGTGCGCATCACAGGCGGATCCAATAGAAATACGCTGGTGCTGATGGACGAAGTAGGTGCGGGGACTGACCCAGCCGAAGGTGCGGCGCTTGCAAAGTCTATTGTCGATTATCTGCTTAACAAAGGCTCGCGTGTTATAGCGACGACTCACTACGGCGAGCTTAAGGAATATGCGTATCTGCGCGATGGTGTTGAAAACGCATGTGTCGAGTTCGACCCTGAAAGTCTGCGGCCCACATACAGGCTGATGATAGGTATTCCTGGCAGCAGCAATGCGTTTGCTATTGCCGGGCGTCTTGGCCTGGATAAGTTGATAATAGATGCCGCAAAAGAGAGCATCGGCAATCAAGAGCAGGCATCAGAAGAGCTTATCCGCCAGATTGAGGAGAGCCACAAGGCGGCAGCAGAGCAGAGAAAAGCCGCGGAGCGCCATGCCCGTGATGCCGAACTTCTGCGTCAGCGCTATGAGCAGCAGCTCGGCGGAATAGAGAGCATAAAGAGCCGCGTCGAGACCAAGACCAAGCAGCGCGCCGAAAGCATTATCGAAGCCTATTCCAGAAAACTCGAAAACACTCTCGAACAGCTCGCAGCGCAAAAGGCGGATACAAAACGCGCCCAGGATCTCAAGAAGAAAGCCGAGAAACTTATAGACCAGCTCGATGAGCAGACAGTCAAACGCGTAGAAGTTGCCGAGCAAAAAGAAGAGAAACTGGATAATGGCACGGCTCTATCGCCCGGGACCCGCGTAGGAATAGCCGGAGTAAACCAGGACGGTGAGATAGTGGAGCCGCCGGAAGCCGGTAAGGTCGTAGTTATGATCGGCGCTATGCGGGTAAGTGTCCCGCTATCGTCACTGCGCAAGCCGCGCTCGCAGTCCGTGCAAGAGATTCGTCCGCAGAGATCACAGGAAAGTATCAGTCTGCAAAAGGCACGGGATTTTCATTCCGAGATTCATCTGCGGGGCATGCGTGTCGAGCCTGCTCTGATCGAGCTGGACAAATATATTGACGATGCGCTGGCGGCGGGAGCGATGTCCGTTCGCATAGTGCACGGCAAAGGGACCGGCCAGATGCGCCAGGCCGTCTGGGAGTATCTGCGGACTCATAAGGGAGTGGGCTCATACCGTCTCGGCGAGCAGGAAGAGGGCGGTTCCGGGGTCACGATTGCAGAGATGAAAAGGTAG